The genomic DNA GCGCATATTCCTCGGGCCGCTCGGCAAGCGCCTGCAGCCACGCCCGCTCGATCTCACGGCGATGCCATTGGTTGATGCACAGGTGTTGCGCCACCACGCGCAGGTATGCGCGCGCCTCGCCCGGGCTGTGAAAGCCACGCGGCGCCGGCTTCACGATCAGGCGCAGGAACACGTCGTGCGCGATATCCGCGGCGTCGGCCGCATTGCCCAGGCGGCGCGACAGCCAGCCACGCAACCAGCCGTGGTGATCGGAATACAGGGTGTGGATGGGTGACGCGGGGCTGTTGGCGGCCGGCACGGCGCCTCTCCTTCTACGCGTTCTGGGACAGCTGCGACGCGGCCATATGAATGAAAACCGTTCTCATTGTATGGGGCTGGCCCGATGCAAGGCAACCGTTGCGTGCGCGGCCAGACGGGCTTTGTCCTGTCGTGCCGTAGCGGTATAAACAGCATGAGGAACCCCGCCCGGACCTGTCGGGTTCGCATCACGCGCCGCGCATGGGTCAGGAAGATGAAAGGGCATTCGTGTTCCGATTCCTGCCTGGGGCAGTGCGCACCCGCCTGGCCCCGTACGACGTAGATATCGGGAGTGCTTGCAATGATCGCGATCGTCACCGGCGGCCTGACCGCCCTGCTGGGCCTCGTCATCCTCCTGCTCGGCGTGAAGCTGGCCGGGCTGGGAGGCAGCAGTTTCTACATCCTCATGGGCCTGGGCCTGCTGGCTTCCGGCATCCTGCTGGCGCTGCGGCGCCGTCTCGGGGTGGCCATCTATGCGGGACTCCTCTGGGTCACCGTCGCGTGGTCACTCTACGAGGTGGGGCTGGACAAGTGGCAGCTCATTCCCCGCGGGGCGCTGCTTGCCGCCCTGGGCCTCTGGATTGCCCTGCCCTGGGTCAGCCGACACCTCGGCGCCGGCGCCCCCAATCCCGCCTGGCGCGGCAGCCGGGGCGCATTGTCGACGACGGTCGCGCTCCTGGCGCTCTCCACGGTCGCCCTCTCCTTCCACGACCCCTTCCCTTCCGCCGGCCAGTTGCCGGTGGCCGCCTCCGCGAGCCCGGCGCCTGCCGACGGCGGCCCGCCCGCCCCGGCGGATGACTGGGTGGCCTACGGCGGCAACAACCTGGGGCAACGCTATTCGGCGCTCAAGGATATCGATGCCGCCAATGTCGGCAAGCTGAAGCTGGCCTGGCAGTACCGTACGGGCGATTTGCGCGGGCCCGACGATGCCAAGGAATTCACGTTCGAAGCCACCCCGCTCAAGGTCAACGGCATGCTCTATCTGTGCACGCCGCACAATCGCATCGTGGCGCTGGACCCGGCCACCGGCAAGGAGCGCTGGCGGTTCGATCCGGTCGTGGCGCCCGACCTGCAGGTGCAACACCAGACCTGCCGCGGCGTCTCCTACCATGATGCGCAGGCCGGACAGCCCACGCCCGCGCAGGCGCCCGCGGGAGAATGCACACGCCGCATCCTGGCCACCACCACCGACGCGCGCCTCTTCGCGCTTGATGCGGACACCGGCAAGCCTTGCGCCGATTTCGGTGACAAGGGCTTCGTGGATCTGCGCACCGGCATGCCGAACCTGCACGCGCGGTCGGTCTACATGCAGACCTCGCCACCGACCGTCACGCGCGAGCTGGCCATCGTCGGCGGGTCGATCACGGACAACGGCTATGCGCAGAACCCCTCTGGCGTCATCCGAGCCTACGACGTGCGTTCAGGCAAGATCGTCTGGAAGTTCGACGCGGGCAAGCCCGATGACACGCAGCCGCTGGCCGACGGCCAGACCTACGAGGCGAACTCGCCGCTGAGCTGGACGATCTTCGCGGCCGATGAAGCCCGGGGCCTTGTCTACGTGCCGCTGGGGAACAAGTCGCCGGACCAGATCGGCGTCAACCGCAGCCCCGAGGATGATCGCTTTACCGATGCGCTCGTCGCCCTGGACCTGGGGACTGGCGCACTGCGCTGGTCCTTCCAGACGAGCTATCACGACCTCTGGGACCGCGACAATCCCTCGCAACCGTCTTTGCTCGACCTGGACGTCAAGGGCGAAAGCGTGCCCGCGCTGGTGTTGCCGACCAAGGGCGGCAACCTGTTCGTGCTGAACCGCGAGACGGGCAAGCCCATTGTCCCGGTGCATGAGGTGAAGGTGCGGACCGACACCACGACACCCAACGAGCGCGTCTCACCCGTGCAACCCGTGTCGGCATTGAATTTCACCCCGCCGCCGCTGCGCGAGCAGGATATGTGGGGCACGACGCCCATCGACCAGCTGCTGTGCCGCATCACCTACAAGCAGTACCGCTATGACGGCAACCCCTGGACGCCGCCCACCTCCGACGGTTCGCTGGTCTATCCCGGCAACATCGGCGTCTTCAACTGGGGCAGCGTGACGGTGGACCCCGTGAATCAGTTGCTCATCGCCATGCCTGTCCGCCTGGCCTACCTGTACCACCAGGTCGAGCGCCCGGACTACCAGCAGTCCCCCGATACCCGGATGATCAGCAAGGACGGCACGCCGATCTTCAACGAGAACTTCGGGGGCAAGTACGCGATCAGCATCCAGAACTTCCGTTCCGGCTTGGGCCTTCCCTGCCAGGCCCCGCCCTGGGGCACGCGTGTGGGCGTGGATCTGCGCACTGGCGAAACAGCGTGGGTCCAACGTAACGGGACGGTGCGCGACCAGGCCACGACCTTCCTGCCCTTCCGCTTTCCCATCCCCTTCCCGATGGGCATCATCAGCCACGGGGGATCGCTGGTGACGGCCGGCGGCGTGTATTTCGCCGGCGCGACGCTGGACAACTACCTGCGCGCCTACGATGTCCGGACGGGAGAGGAAATCTGGAAGACCCGCCTGCCAGCGGGTGGACAGGCCACCCCGATGACCTATCGCGGCGAGGACGGCAAGCAGTATGTCGTCATTGCCGCTGGCGGGCACGGCGCGATCGGCACCACGCCAGGCGATTACGTCATGGCCTACACGCTGGGAGACTGAGCAGGCCGCGCCGCGCTTGCCTGCGCGCAGGCGCCGGAAAGAAAAAACCCCGCAAGCTGCCCAAGGGCGATCTTGCGGGGTTCATGCCAGGCCACCGTGAAGGCTGGCCTGGTGAAAGGACAGTGACGCTTACTCGGCGTCGCTGCCGCCTTCGTTCGACACCGGTGCATCCGGTTCGGCCGCGTCGTCCTCGCCACCCACGGCCACCGGCGTGTCCTCGAAGGGGTTGGCTTGGGCGCGGGCGGCTTCGCGTTCGGCGACTTCCAGCGCTTCCTTGTCCTTGCGGGCACCGTGGTAGGACATACCGGTACCTGCCGGGATCAGACGGCCGACGATGACGTTTTCCTTCAGGCCACGCAGGTCGTCGCGCTTGCCCATGATGGCGGCTTCGGTCAGCACGCGGGTCGTTTCCTGGAACGAGGCCGCCGAGATGAACGAGTCCGTCGACAGCGAGGCCTTCGTGATACCCAACAGGACGTTGTCGTAGGTGGCGCCGATCTTCTGTTCGGCATCCACGCGATCGTTCTCGTTGAGCAGTTCCGAACGCTCGACCTGTTCGCCAGGAATGAAGCCGGTATCGCCAGCGTCGACGATGTTCACACGGCGCAGCATCTGACGCACGATCACTTCGATGTGCTTGTCGTTGATCTTCACGCCCTGCAGACGGTAGACGTCCTGCACTTCGTCGACGATGTAGGTCGCCAGCTTCTCGATGCCTTGCAGGCGCAGGATGTCGTGGGGATCGGCCGGGCCGTCCACGATCATTTCGCCCTTGTTCACGACTTGGCCGTCGTGCACCAGCACCTGCTTTTCCTTCGGGATCAGGAACTCGTGGTTCACGCCGTCCAGGTCGGTGATGACCAGACGCTGCTTGCCCTTGGTGTCCTTGCCGAACGAGACCGTGCCGGTGACTTCGGCCAGCATGCCGGCATCCTTCGGCGAACGGGCTTCGAACAGCTCGGCCACGCGCGGCAGACCGCCGGTGATGTCGCGGGTCTTCTGCGATTCCTGCGGAATACGCGCCAGCACTTCACCCACGGTGACCTGCTGCAGGTCGCGCACGGTAATCAGCGCGCCCACCGGGAACGAGATGTTCACCGAGTGATCGGTGCCGGCGATCTTCACTTCCTCGCCAGCCTCGTTCAGCAGCTTGATCTGCGGACGCATGGCGATCTTGCCGCCGCGCGTCTTGGGCGTGATGACGACCAGCGTCGACAGGCCCGTGACTTCGTCCACCTGCTTGGCAACGGTCGCGCCTTCCTCGATGTTCTCGAAGCGCACCGAACCGGCGTACTCCGACACGATCGGACGGGTCAGCGGGTCCCACGTGGCCAGGCGGGCGCCGGCCTTGACGGTTTCGCCGTCGCCGACCAGCACCGTGGCGCCGTAGGGCACCTTGTGGCGCTCGCGCTCGCGGCCGTTGTCGTCGCTGATGACGATTTCGCCCGAACGCGAGATGGCGATGCGTTCGCCCTTGGCGTTGGTGACGTAGCGCATCGTGCTGGCGAAGGCAACGGTACCGTTGGACTTCGTTTCCACGGCGCTGGCCATGGCGGCGCGCGACGCGGCGCCGCCGATGTGGAACGTACGCATCGTCAGCTGCGTGCCGGGTTCACCGATCGACTGGGCGGCGATGACACCGACGGCTTCGCCGACGTTGACCATGTAGCCGCGACCCAGGTCACGGCCATAGCAGTGGGCGCACAGGCCACGACGCGTCTCGCAGGTCAGCGGCGTGCGGACCTTCACTTCGTCGATGCCCAGGCGGTCGATCACGTCGACCGCGTCTTCGTCCATCAGCGCGCCAGCCGCGAACACCGTTTCCTGCGTGTCCGGGTTGACGATGTCGTTGGCCGACACACGACCCAGGATGCGGTCGCGCAGCGCTTCGATGACTTCACCGCCTTCGACCAGCGCCTTCATGACGTAGCCGCGGGTGGTGCCGCAATCGCTTTCGGTGATGACCAGGTCCTGCGTCACGTCCACCAGACGACGCGTCAGGTAGCCCGAGTTCGCGGTCTTCAGTGCCGTATCAGCCAGACCCTTACGCGCACCGTGGGTCGAGATGAAGTACTGCAGCACGTTCAGGCCTTCACGGAAGTTCGCCGTGATGGGCGTTTCAATGATCGAGCCGTCAGGCTTGGCCATCAGGCCGCGCATGCCGGCCAGCTGGCGGATCTGGGCGGCCGAACCGCGGGCGCCCGAGTCGGCCATCATGTAGATCGAGTTGAACGATTCCTGGCGGACGTTCTCGCCGTGGCGGTTCACGACCGGCTCGGTGGCCAGCTGCTCCATCATGGCCTTGCCGACGCGATCGCCAGCCTTGCCCCAGATGTCCACGACGTTGTTGTAGCGCTCTTGCGAGGTGACCAGGCCCGACGAGTACTGTTTGTCGATTTCCTTCACTTCGCGGCCGGCTTCGGCCAGGATGTCTTCCTTGCCCGTCGGGATCAGCATGTCGCTCATCGCGATCGAGATGCCGCCGCGCGTGGCCAGGCGGAAGCCCGACTGCATCAGCTTGTCGGCGAAGATCACCGTGTCGCGCAGGCCGCAACGGCGGAACGACTGGTTGATGAGGCGCGAGATTTCCTTCTTCTTCAGCGCCTTGTTCAGCACCGAGAACGGCAGGCCGCGCGGCAGGATTTCCGACAGGATGGCGCGGCCGACCGTGGTTTCCACACGGTTGATGACCGGCTGCCATTCGCCCTGCTCGTCGCGCACGTATTCCTTCAGGCGCACGGTGATGCGGGTCTGCAGTTCGACTTCGCGGTTGTCGTAGGCGCGCAGCACTTCCGACACGTCCGTCATGAACATGCCTTCGCCCTTGCCGTTCACACGCTCACGGGTGGCGTAGTACAGGCCCAGCACGATGTCCTGCGACGGCACGATCGACGGTTCGCCGTTGGCCGGGAACAGCACGTTGTTGGAGGCCAGCATCAGCGTGCGGGCTTCCATCTGCGCTTCCAGCGACAGCGGCACGTGGACGGCCATCTGGTCGCCGTCGAAGTCGGCGTTGAACGCCGCGCAGACCAGCGGGTGCAGCTGGATGGCCTTGCCTTCGATCAGCACGGGCTCGAACGCCTGGATGCCCAGGCGGTGCAGCGTGGGCGCGCGGTTGAGCATGACCGGATGTTCGCGGATCACGTCTTCCAGGATGTCCCACACCACCGGTTCCTGGCTTTCCACCAGCTTCTTGGCAGCCTTGATGGTCGTGGCCAGGCCCATCATCTCCAGACGATTGAAGATGAACGGCTTGAACAGTTCCAGGGCCATCAGCTTGGGCAGGCCGCACTGGTGCAGCTTGAGCTGCGGACCCACCACGATGACCGAACGGCCCGAGTAGTCGACGCGCTTGCCCAGCAGGTTCTGGCGGAAACGACCGCTCTTGCCCTTGATCATGTCGGCCAGCGACTTCAGCTGGCGCTTGTTGGCGCCCGTCATGGCCTTGCCGCGACGGCCGTTGTCCAGCAGCGAGTCCACCGATTCCTGCAGCATGCGCTTTTCGTTGCGCAGGATGATCTCGGGGGCCTTCAGCTCGAGCAGGCGCTTCAGGCGGTTGTTGCGGTTGATGACGCGGCGGTACAGGTCGTTCAGGTCGGAGGTCGCGAAGCGGCCGCCGTCCAGCGGCACCAGCGGACGCAGGTCCGGCGGCAGCACGGGCAGCACGTCCATGACCATCCAGTCGGGCTTGATGCCCGACTTCTGGAAGCCTTCCAGCACCTTCAGGCGCTTCGAGATCTTCTTGATCTTGGCGTCCGACGAGGTGGCCTTCAGTTCGCCACGCAGCGTTTCCACTTCACGGTCGATGTCGATCGTGCGCAGCAGTTCGCGCACGGCTTCGGCGCCCATCAGGGCACGGAAGTCATCGCCGTATTCCTCGGTCTTCGCCAGGTAGTCGTCGTCGGACATGATCTGGCCGCGCTTGAGCGGCGTCATGCCCGGTTCGATCACGCACCATGCTTCGAAGTACAGGACGCGCTCGATGTCGCGCAGCGTCATGTCCAGCACCATGCCCAGGCGCGACGGCAGGCTCTTCAGGAACCAGATGTGCGCGACGGGGCTGGCCAGCTCGATGTGGCCCATGCGTTCGCGGCGAACCTTGGCGACGGTCACTTCGACGCCGCACTTCTCGCAGATGACGCCGCGGTGCTTCAGGCGCTTGTACTTGCCGCACAAGCACTCGTAGTCCTTGATCGGGCCAAAGATCTTGGCGCAGAACAGGCCGTCACGCTCGGGCTTGAAGGTGCGGTAGTTGATGGTTTCGGGCTTGCGCACCTCGCCATACGACCACGAACGGATTTTCTCGGGCGAGGCCAGGCCGACCTTGATGGCGTCGAACTGGTCGTCCTGGGTAACTTGCTTGAAGAGGTCGAGTAGCGCTTTCATTAGTTACGCTCCAGATCCATGTCGAGGGCGAGGGAACGGATTTCCTTGACCAGCACGTTGAACGACTCGGGCATGCCGGCGTCGATCGTGTGGTCGCCCTTGACGATATTTTCGTAAACCTTGGTGCGGCCGTTGATGTCGTCGGACTTGACCGTGAGCATCTCTTGCAGCGTGTACGAGGCGCCGTAGGCTTCGAGGGCCCACACTTCCATTTCCCCGAAACGCTGACCGCCGAACTGCGCCTTGCCGCCCAGCGGCTGCTGGGTGACGAGCGAGTACGGGCCGGTGGAGCGCGCGTGCATCTTGTCGTCGACCAAGTGGTGCAGCTTCAGCATGTGCATGTAGCCCACGGTGACCGGACGCTCGAATTTCTCGCCGGTACGGCCGTCGAACAGCCAGGCCTGGGCGCGCGTGTCGGTCAGTTGCAGACGCTCGGCCACCTCATCGGGGTAGGCCAGCTCCAGCATCTTGCCGATTTCCTCTTCGGTCGCGCCGTCGAACACGGGGGTCGCGAAGGGCACGCCGCGCTTCAGGTTGCTCGCCATTTCCAGAACTTCGGTGTCCGAGAGTTCTTCGATGCGGGCACCGGTGCCGGTCGAGTTGTAGACCTTGTCCAGGTAGGTGCGGATCTTCTTCACCTCGACCTTCTGCTCGTCGCGCAGCAGGTCGGCGATGCGGTAGCCCACGCCCTTGGCGGCCCAGCCCAGGTGGACCTCCAGCACCTGGCCGACGTTCATCCGCGAAGGCACGCCCAGCGGGTTCAGCACGATGTCGGCGGGGGTACCGTCGGCCATGTGCGGCATGTCTTCCACCGGCACGATGCGCGACACCACACCCTTGTTGCCGTGACGGCCGGCCATCTTGTCGCCAGGCTGCAGACGACGCTTCACGGCCAGGTAGACCTTGATCATCTTCAGCACGCCCGGGGGCAGCTCGTCGCCTTGCGTCAGCTTCTTGCGCTTCTCTTCGAAGGCCAGGTCGAACTGGTGGCGCTTCTGCTCGAGCGACTCCTTGGCCTGCTCCAGCACCACGGCGTGGGCTTCGTCGGCCAGGCGGATGTCGAACCACTGCCAGCGGTCCAGATCCACCAGGTATTCCTTGGTGATCGTGGCGCCCTTGGCCAGCTTGCGCGGACCGCCGTTGACGGCCTTGCCGACCAGCGTCTTCTCGATACGGTCGAAGGTGTCGTTCTCGACGATGCGCAGCTGGTCGTTCAGGTCCTGGCGATAGCGGCGCAGTTCGTCGTCGATGATCGACTGGGCGCGCTTGTCGCGCACGATGCCTTCACGCGTGAAGACCTGGACGTCGATGACCGTGCCGACCATGCCCGAGGGCACGCGCAGCGAGGTGTCCTTCACGTCCGACGCCTTCT from Orrella dioscoreae includes the following:
- the rpoC gene encoding DNA-directed RNA polymerase subunit beta', whose translation is MKALLDLFKQVTQDDQFDAIKVGLASPEKIRSWSYGEVRKPETINYRTFKPERDGLFCAKIFGPIKDYECLCGKYKRLKHRGVICEKCGVEVTVAKVRRERMGHIELASPVAHIWFLKSLPSRLGMVLDMTLRDIERVLYFEAWCVIEPGMTPLKRGQIMSDDDYLAKTEEYGDDFRALMGAEAVRELLRTIDIDREVETLRGELKATSSDAKIKKISKRLKVLEGFQKSGIKPDWMVMDVLPVLPPDLRPLVPLDGGRFATSDLNDLYRRVINRNNRLKRLLELKAPEIILRNEKRMLQESVDSLLDNGRRGKAMTGANKRQLKSLADMIKGKSGRFRQNLLGKRVDYSGRSVIVVGPQLKLHQCGLPKLMALELFKPFIFNRLEMMGLATTIKAAKKLVESQEPVVWDILEDVIREHPVMLNRAPTLHRLGIQAFEPVLIEGKAIQLHPLVCAAFNADFDGDQMAVHVPLSLEAQMEARTLMLASNNVLFPANGEPSIVPSQDIVLGLYYATRERVNGKGEGMFMTDVSEVLRAYDNREVELQTRITVRLKEYVRDEQGEWQPVINRVETTVGRAILSEILPRGLPFSVLNKALKKKEISRLINQSFRRCGLRDTVIFADKLMQSGFRLATRGGISIAMSDMLIPTGKEDILAEAGREVKEIDKQYSSGLVTSQERYNNVVDIWGKAGDRVGKAMMEQLATEPVVNRHGENVRQESFNSIYMMADSGARGSAAQIRQLAGMRGLMAKPDGSIIETPITANFREGLNVLQYFISTHGARKGLADTALKTANSGYLTRRLVDVTQDLVITESDCGTTRGYVMKALVEGGEVIEALRDRILGRVSANDIVNPDTQETVFAAGALMDEDAVDVIDRLGIDEVKVRTPLTCETRRGLCAHCYGRDLGRGYMVNVGEAVGVIAAQSIGEPGTQLTMRTFHIGGAASRAAMASAVETKSNGTVAFASTMRYVTNAKGERIAISRSGEIVISDDNGRERERHKVPYGATVLVGDGETVKAGARLATWDPLTRPIVSEYAGSVRFENIEEGATVAKQVDEVTGLSTLVVITPKTRGGKIAMRPQIKLLNEAGEEVKIAGTDHSVNISFPVGALITVRDLQQVTVGEVLARIPQESQKTRDITGGLPRVAELFEARSPKDAGMLAEVTGTVSFGKDTKGKQRLVITDLDGVNHEFLIPKEKQVLVHDGQVVNKGEMIVDGPADPHDILRLQGIEKLATYIVDEVQDVYRLQGVKINDKHIEVIVRQMLRRVNIVDAGDTGFIPGEQVERSELLNENDRVDAEQKIGATYDNVLLGITKASLSTDSFISAASFQETTRVLTEAAIMGKRDDLRGLKENVIVGRLIPAGTGMSYHGARKDKEALEVAEREAARAQANPFEDTPVAVGGEDDAAEPDAPVSNEGGSDAE
- a CDS encoding sigma-70 family RNA polymerase sigma factor; amino-acid sequence: MPAANSPASPIHTLYSDHHGWLRGWLSRRLGNAADAADIAHDVFLRLIVKPAPRGFHSPGEARAYLRVVAQHLCINQWHRREIERAWLQALAERPEEYAPSAERQAMVLEALQEIGAMLLELPSRAAQAFLLAEGCQMTHAEIAAELGVSTRMVRKYIAQAMLGCLTLRARQTAQALMDGRD
- a CDS encoding membrane-bound PQQ-dependent dehydrogenase, glucose/quinate/shikimate family, whose product is MIAIVTGGLTALLGLVILLLGVKLAGLGGSSFYILMGLGLLASGILLALRRRLGVAIYAGLLWVTVAWSLYEVGLDKWQLIPRGALLAALGLWIALPWVSRHLGAGAPNPAWRGSRGALSTTVALLALSTVALSFHDPFPSAGQLPVAASASPAPADGGPPAPADDWVAYGGNNLGQRYSALKDIDAANVGKLKLAWQYRTGDLRGPDDAKEFTFEATPLKVNGMLYLCTPHNRIVALDPATGKERWRFDPVVAPDLQVQHQTCRGVSYHDAQAGQPTPAQAPAGECTRRILATTTDARLFALDADTGKPCADFGDKGFVDLRTGMPNLHARSVYMQTSPPTVTRELAIVGGSITDNGYAQNPSGVIRAYDVRSGKIVWKFDAGKPDDTQPLADGQTYEANSPLSWTIFAADEARGLVYVPLGNKSPDQIGVNRSPEDDRFTDALVALDLGTGALRWSFQTSYHDLWDRDNPSQPSLLDLDVKGESVPALVLPTKGGNLFVLNRETGKPIVPVHEVKVRTDTTTPNERVSPVQPVSALNFTPPPLREQDMWGTTPIDQLLCRITYKQYRYDGNPWTPPTSDGSLVYPGNIGVFNWGSVTVDPVNQLLIAMPVRLAYLYHQVERPDYQQSPDTRMISKDGTPIFNENFGGKYAISIQNFRSGLGLPCQAPPWGTRVGVDLRTGETAWVQRNGTVRDQATTFLPFRFPIPFPMGIISHGGSLVTAGGVYFAGATLDNYLRAYDVRTGEEIWKTRLPAGGQATPMTYRGEDGKQYVVIAAGGHGAIGTTPGDYVMAYTLGD